AATaacactaatatatatatagtcgTCCTCTTCCTCCAAATCTAATTCTGCTAGGAATCATCAGCCAGTCTGGATCCAAATCAGGTACTCAATTCCATGGTTTCATTTCTTGCCTAACGAAGGTGTTTTTCTAGGATAATTTCCGTCAGATGGCTGACTCCGTGTATGCTTTAGAATTGATGACATTTTCCTCCTGTACTCCTCCTTTCCCTTTTGATTTGTTACTAACCCGGCCAGCTCTAACATCATCTATCGATTCAAGGAGATCATAGGGAATTCGATCAATGAGATGGGAGGCAATGATTCTCTTATAAGAAAAGGTTCCGACTTGCTGTATTTTTCTCTCTGCGAGTTCTCTCTCCAACAATATATACTTAAAAACTATCAAATAAATTTGTTTTAGCTATTCGAACCAAATTCATCCATTACTCATTTATTCTTGCTCCCTAGGAGGTGAGGTGAATAACCACGCAGCTTATTCTTGCTTGCTGGGTCTATTCACAGGCttcttaatattttttgttGTGGCATTCTCCAAGTTCAGCATAGTTAGCTTGCTTACAGAAATGAATTCGAAACTAGAATGTATTTACGTAAaatcttaaaaaaaacaaaaaagaagttAAAAGTCACTATTTCTCTTTTCTAGCAATTAATTAAAGCCCTACATAAATCACACTGTGCAAGGTCCGATTCGACCGTTTTTCCATTCTGATTGACCCAGAAAACATAAAATACAAAGCCCTTCCAAGCAAATGTTGTGCGCATAGCCACAGAACACCATGCACGGGTAGCCACATTTAGCCTCAACTACAAGTTACAAAAGGTAAAGATAATTTGAGTGAGAAAACAAGTTAGCCAAAAAAACTGTTTCTTCTACCTCTCTGGAGCTCCTGAGGAAATTGGGTCACTAACTACAGAACCATGTTTTCCAATGGCTGGAATGCTGAGGGAACGTTTTCTCATTTTCGCATTGCTCGAGTTTGAAATTCTTCTCTCACCCTTTTCCACAATCGGATTTAAGTAAGTGCATAATGGATCACCCAGTGGCTCACTTCTTGTTCTAAGAAAACGGTCTAGATTCTTCATGTACTTGTCTCCTTTCAAGGGGCTAGAAAGGCCCCTCAAAATCGGGGGCACCCTGTCTTTGGATTCATCGTCATCAGACCAATACCCATTCTCCTGCACATCCAACATTGCTAGATCATCGTATTCTTCATCGGACTTTGTGGACTCCTCATCAACTGAACCGACCTGTTCACAAAATCCAAGTCAGAAGTAGAATTAATATCAAGTTCAAGTGAAAATTACTCTTGTTCTTGAGTTTTTGCATAATGCAAGAAACTCTCAGATTCTAATCAATCTTACGAGCCTATTGTAATGCTAAATAATGCAACAAATTTACACATACTAATAAACCTCATCATGAGCCATTTGATATAACATCCGAACTCCTACCTCTTCATGTGCATGTTCATCACCATCATCACTAAAATCCTCATCGCTGTCTAACTCTGGTGGATCATCAGCTTCTTCATCACTGCCATGCACTGAATGTTCTTCCTTGAGCTGAAGAGACAAGCCAACcacaaaacaaaaaagaaaataactCTCAAAATATCAGAAAATAAGAGGTCCATTACGGGTGAACCATAGTGTTAACTTATGATGAAGTTTTAGTATTATAACTACTGCTTAGATTTAAAAGAGCTTAGTataaaataacaataacaataatgtGAAAAGTACCTCCTTTGCAGGTCCTTCAGAATTCCTAGGCGAGCTGCAACAAGAAGAATGATATTTACTTCCAGTATCAGTCCATTCCGCCCTGGACTCATCGATGCTTCCAGCATGACTCGTACCCCCATCAGTTGGCCAAGCACTGATACCGAAGTGACCGAACTGAAGATTAACAGGTTCAGCTTTACCAATCTTCAACGGTCCATACATAGGGATCCCTATTTCATTGTCAGTTCCATTACCCAGGGAAGGCTTCCCACTACTACCCACAGGTCCAACAGGCCAAGCCTTTGCCACAGACCCATCAGTGTTGACAAGGGCCATAAGATGCCTAGAAGAACCTTTCCTCTGAATTAGCTGAAACATTCCTTTCGAGCTCAATGAATTGGCAGCACACTGGTTTCTATACTCCTCCTCAACAACCTCAACAGTGTTTGTGGTAGGATCATAAAGTGACTCGCCTGCCTCACGCCTGCGAAGACAGCTGAAAACTGTTGCATGGATGGAGGCTACACTCCTGTCTACATTTGTATTGTTGATTTTAGGGACAAGATGTTTATCAGCCCGTTTGCAAAGATAATCTTGGATTGTTCTGATGTTTCTGATATATTtgacatatttatttttagCTGGATCCAATGTCATATACTTTGCACGTACAGCAAATCGCTCCAAATGTTTGTCTTCATTCGTAATATATATCATGAATGGTATGATTGAAGGATGTTTCTTCATAAGTCCCATCTGGATTAAAATTGAGAAAATGCTTAAAGACTTGAAAGGCATCTATTGAATAGAATACTAATGGAATTTACTTACCACAAAATTAAGACTCAAGTGAACTCCCTCAACAACCACtgattctttcctctcttcccATGCAGTTATTAGACGATCAAGACTGTCAATCACCATCTCACTTTGTGCCTTGAATCCTTCAACTGCCATTTGTTTCGGGCTAATAAATTCGGAAGTTCCCAAACCCATATCTAGGACTTGCTTTTCAGACCTCAGAGCAGAACCATCAGATAGATCATCCTTAGAAAGTGACTTTCCAATACCAGCCAACTTTTTTGCTTTTCTTCTAGCCTTTGCTTCACCAACTGCCTCAGGATCCAAAAACTCCCCTGCATGGTATGTTGAAGACCAGAGTAAAGGATTTTGCTTCTCATCAACAAAACTCCTCATCATGTGCCGAATAGAATCAGTAGATATTACTGTTGTAATTCCTAGTCTGCTACCCTGCATGAAAAACACAGAACACTCTAGTTATGCAAATAGTGAGAGGGCTAAGCTAAGATATAACAAAGGAGCAAACATATGTGCTTTCTACATCATAATTTCAATCAAGGTCAACTTTTTACTCGATGGAGTCATACCAGCAATGCAGATAAAGTAGATTTCCCACAGCCACTAGTGCCACACAACAGAACGGTTACAGATTCCTTTCTTTCTCTGATTCtacaagaaaaaaaacagaatCTCATAGAACACAAGAGTTCATAAAATCTGCATTACTTCAAATGTATCTTCATGTAggtaagaaaataatataaagcAAATCATGCTAACAAATTTCAGAGTGATAGCATATCAGATTAAACAGCCAATCAGAGCAAACAACCTCCTCGGACATAGTACTTATCCTCATTATATGCTGTCTAAggggaaaaaaaaaaagcaaaaagaatTGTTCTACATTGAAAAAGCTTCATTTAAGCTTTTGACACctctgtgcttaatgatcttcaGTAAACACCGCAGGAGAAAAATTTATATACA
The window above is part of the Euphorbia lathyris chromosome 3, ddEupLath1.1, whole genome shotgun sequence genome. Proteins encoded here:
- the LOC136222212 gene encoding P-loop NTPase domain-containing protein LPA1 homolog 1; this encodes MAEVSKLLYIVVVDEKEKSEKGKESFRYTRPVLQSTLQLMGCKARHAFKVSQRVFEQMRSQSLTDAPLLKDVVVSGVDVSKRKEWKDYRSLSFELYKRRTTVIVRRETFLNVVCDSLTEYKYVGPNQRADFVLACRIRERKESVTVLLCGTSGCGKSTLSALLGSRLGITTVISTDSIRHMMRSFVDEKQNPLLWSSTYHAGEFLDPEAVGEAKARRKAKKLAGIGKSLSKDDLSDGSALRSEKQVLDMGLGTSEFISPKQMAVEGFKAQSEMVIDSLDRLITAWEERKESVVVEGVHLSLNFVMGLMKKHPSIIPFMIYITNEDKHLERFAVRAKYMTLDPAKNKYVKYIRNIRTIQDYLCKRADKHLVPKINNTNVDRSVASIHATVFSCLRRREAGESLYDPTTNTVEVVEEEYRNQCAANSLSSKGMFQLIQRKGSSRHLMALVNTDGSVAKAWPVGPVGSSGKPSLGNGTDNEIGIPMYGPLKIGKAEPVNLQFGHFGISAWPTDGGTSHAGSIDESRAEWTDTGSKYHSSCCSSPRNSEGPAKELKEEHSVHGSDEEADDPPELDSDEDFSDDGDEHAHEEVGSVDEESTKSDEEYDDLAMLDVQENGYWSDDDESKDRVPPILRGLSSPLKGDKYMKNLDRFLRTRSEPLGDPLCTYLNPIVEKGERRISNSSNAKMRKRSLSIPAIGKHGSVVSDPISSGAPER